One part of the [Synechococcus] sp. NIES-970 genome encodes these proteins:
- a CDS encoding DnaJ domain containing protein encodes MATIDHYQTLGISSRATQQEIKQAYRRLAKEFHPDTCDKGQVENGDRIVALNHAYEVLGDVQQRQQYDRSRDVANYRGIRSAQGTTVKPQSTIETDLEVWLQKIYQPLHQAITSIINPLEAQIDELAADPFDDELMAAFQGYLEECQIALDYAQNLFRSVPNPATVARSARDLYYCLNHLGDGLEQFEWFTLNYSEDYLHTGQEMFRRADQFSGQAHEAIAQLR; translated from the coding sequence ATGGCCACCATTGATCATTACCAAACCCTCGGTATTTCATCTAGGGCGACCCAACAAGAAATCAAACAGGCCTACCGCCGTTTAGCGAAGGAATTTCACCCAGATACCTGCGATAAAGGTCAGGTAGAAAATGGCGATCGCATCGTGGCCCTCAACCACGCCTATGAAGTATTGGGAGATGTCCAACAGCGGCAACAATATGACCGCAGCCGCGATGTGGCAAATTATCGGGGGATCCGATCAGCCCAGGGAACAACGGTTAAACCTCAAAGCACCATCGAAACAGATCTAGAAGTCTGGCTCCAGAAAATCTATCAGCCCCTACACCAGGCTATTACAAGCATTATCAATCCTCTTGAAGCCCAAATTGATGAACTGGCCGCAGATCCTTTTGATGATGAGTTGATGGCGGCCTTTCAAGGCTATTTGGAAGAATGCCAAATTGCCCTAGATTACGCCCAAAATTTGTTCCGCTCAGTGCCTAATCCTGCTACTGTCGCTCGCTCGGCCCGGGATCTGTACTACTGTCTCAATCATTTAGGAGACGGTTTAGAGCAGTTTGAATGGTTTACCCTCAACTACAGCGAGGATTATCTCCACACAGGTCAGGAAATGTTCCGCCGCGCTGACCAGTTTTCTGGGCAGGCCCACGAGGCGATCGCCCAACTGCGTTAG